ttttcttctttttctccacctaccctaaaatgtcaaaagtactCCAAGATTCCAGTCTTATCACTGTATATTCTGTACTGTATTAACAGCCTCTTGACTGGCTCCCCTGACTTCAGTTTTTCTCTTTAATACCTACTTTATCCTGATATCAGAACAACCTTCCTAAAACATCTACCCTGTTGTACCACCTCTGGCTTAAAAACCTCTGTGCCCCACTCCCCCGACCTTCTCCAAACACCGCTCCCCCAGCCCAAATTTGGTTACAGGATAAGGTATACTTTTCTTAACAAGTCATCAAAGAAAGTCTGTAACCTGGCTCCAGGCTTCATTTTCAGTTTCATTACCAACCATTTCCTTCAACTGATCACATGCTCCTGTTCTATAAGAGTATTCATTCTTTTCAGAACAAGCTGTGTGTTTTTATGGCCCTGTCTGTTTCTTCTGTTAACTGTCGTTCCCTTTCTCGTTCATAGGATAAATTCTTACCCATTCTTCAAAGCCCAGTTTATCAGTTAACATTTCTCACCTCTCCTtgaatttactaattttttaatcATGCTTCCACAATATTctgcatatacatttataatggCATTATGACTATATCCTATTGGTATTTTTAGAGTCTACTTTCCATAATAGAAATGAGAGATTTTCTAAAGCAGATTTGgtacttaatttatttttatgtctccTGTGGGTAATACAGTGCCTGGCAGACAGAAGACAAAGGATatgcatttctggaataaataaTTAAGCTCAACCCTacttaaagttattttcttttctgttttttttttttgagacagagtctcgctctattgcctaggctggagtgcaatggtgtgatcggctcactgcaacttccgcctcccaggttcaaacaattctcctgcctcagcctcccgagtagctaggattacaggcacctgccagcatggccagctaatttttgaatttttagtagagatggggtttcatcatgttggccaggctggtcttgacctcctgacctcaggtgatccgcccacctcggcctcccaaagtgctgggattacaggtgtgagccaccgcacctggccaaaggtattttcatatagatatatacacatactattgTTTACCTGCTAACTGGCATTTACAAAATATTACCTGCTCAAAATCTCCCATAGTGGTGTATTTGGTAAACAATCTTCTAATATGTATATGTGCTAAATAAATTTGCATCAAGTAGCAGTAGCTATGAAGTATAAGATTCTACACACCAAAATGCTGgatcgatctatctatctatctatctatctatctatctatctatctatctacctaccgaCCGATCGATCGACcgacctacctacctacctaccacTATTTAGTTGATACAAATATCAAACATAAAGATGGTGCCTTAAAATgccaataaaataaactttattgtgCTGACAAAACAAGATAATTTATACCATTAGGCAATCATTTACAtgtgataaaacatttttatagttgCTTCATCTAAATCTATAAGATTCAACctaaataaaattccatttaagGAAATGATCATCATCTTACTCCAACTGATGCAAATATCTGAGTTTTTGTACTAACTATCTGACACACTGATTTACTGAAAGAGACAATAATATGCCTTACCTGAACAAGAGAAAAAATCCATAAATTTCGAAGATCATGCCTATCAAAGGCCAACCAATAAGGACTACAAATACACCACCCAGAAAAAAACCTGTagctttcattttatgtttttggaaGAAGAATCTGAATGTTCTTTCTAAACCAATTACAAAAGCCAAGCCGGCTACAAATAAAacctaaaagagaaagaaaatacaacacGGAAAAGGTAGTTAAACACAATGCATAAATTTTAAACGTAAAGTCAAagctaaatataaaaaaagaagcacATTTGTTTGGCTTTTAATGTGGGCAACTGGCCAGACAGAACTGTAATGTACAACCAAGCAGCAGAACCAAGGAGTGCGTTATGCATGTTAAAGTTGTAGCTTTGTTCCACTTGTCTCATTCCTCTTCTATCTTGAttaaatggagaaaaagagaaacaaagaaagattaGACGTTACCAAGGGGCATCTGTGTCTGCAGTAGTTTTCCTAGTTTTAGCTGGATGAGGAAGGCTTAGTCAAGCAGATGAGTTGGCAAGGCATAAAGAGGAAAGCTGCCCATAAATATGTCACCCAAGGGTATTCCTCTTGGTTCTGAAATATTCATCATAGGCTACAGGAGTTTCTATGGATGGGAGAAATATTGACATGGCTAAGTTGATAGCAGAAGAAACAACGTGAAGCCAAGAAGATTCTAGTTTTATAAATTCTAGAATATCTGGTGgcagcagaaataaaaatacaaccatgtgttttcaaatattttgaatgtaTTCTGTGGACAAGAAATGGTGATGGATTAAGAGCTTGCTTTCCCCAGGTTTTCTTTCCAAATACTTGCCCTCCCCATTAACATTCTTTAGTGAAAAATATTTCGCACAAATACATATTAAGCCTAATGGTTAAGCTTCATATTCTAGGATACTAATGCTATTATCATTTATTAAGACATCAATTTTGAACAATTTTGCTATCCTTTATCTTTTCCCATTTCCAGTTAAAAgcccaaatatatatgtgtgtgtgtatacacacacacacacacacacacacacacacacacacacacacacacacagtgtcttCACTACCTTAGAAgggttattatttatttctggatcATAACCTCCACACATGAATAGCATAGTACACATTCCAAATAAACAACATAGATCCCTTTCTAAGCAAGTCAACCattaacacagaaatatatatttttaaaaaggttaaaaaaatctaTCTTATGCAGCTGAATCAAATGTGAAGTCTTGGatgtttaaagtaaaaatactttAGTGATTTATCAAGACATGAAACTATCAAGTCATCTATTTTGAACTCCTATTTAGAGGCAGCCTTCATTTAATCTATTGTAAATCTCATGACAAACACTTAACAGAGTAGTTATGGAATTAGAAAACCTCATTAAGTGTTTACCTTTTATTTAAACAGAAAGCTGACAGGTTTCATTCCTGATGGAAATAGAGAATGTAACAGGAATTACTTATGAGTAATAGTgaattattttccccaaatttaatAGCAGATAATAATTCATTCGTAGTTAAAATTTCCTTAtaaatttagttaaaatatatatttaaaaactcacaTTTCCAATAGCCAGTAGTGCTTTGTCAAAAAAGAGAATCATTCCAAAGAACAGGAAAAACACTCCAAATCCTGTTAATCCCATTCCAATTTCTGCAATATAAGGTATATGGTTAAGGGCAGAGAAAAATTAAAGTCACATTAACATCACTGTAAACCAAgaaaattttccagttttcctttcatAGGTATAAGAAAACAGGTACCCAACATTGCAGGTTAACTTCATAATGacatttatttagctcttatAACAAATTAATTATcagcaaattatttcaaaatttaaaacatgaatgAAAATTTCTAAGCCTTATATGGGAGATAGCATTTCTCAGGcatagctataataaaaaagataaatcgGGATTCTAAACCTTTGGTTTTAAtatgtaatttgtttttttcctcctgaaaAGCTCTCTCACATCAGACATAAATGTATAGGTTTCCTTAATTACTTATCTCCCTTCACattctataattattatttaaatgcaCAATATCTGTAGTTCTTTCTTCCTCTTAAAATTGATTCCTTCTTTATTCCATTAGAAATGTTATGGTAGGTCCGCACAATCAATATCCTTTATCCAATTATATACTGCTTGTCACAATGGCAACAAGAAATATTTCGAAAATCATGGTACCAGTATTCTCAAAACCAAATTTTCAGAAGGTCAGGCATcacttttaatttcttgattACTTATTATGGACTTATCTACAAATTTACCTAAACTATAAATCTACTTAAATATTTGGTCTAGAGTCCTAAAATCACCTCTCCGAAGTTTCAAAGAATACTGTTTTACCTAATATTAATATTCTAGGTTTTTCATGTTTCATtagtttcattaaaaaacaaagaattgtTGATCAACTGCCAGATGCAAGGAACTGTTCCAGGTACTGAATATACAGTGGTAGACGAGGTGTAAGCTTTAAAGTCTATGTTTATcttgtatataaaattaatacttttattgaTTGTGCATTCTCTAGGTCTTATTTTTTTAGTATGAAAAGTCTTAACTTCTAAGGTGACAGACGTACTCTTCTATTAATGTTATAAAGCACAATTCACTAAGTTACCTCCTGgatcattttagttttgattctAGAAAATAGCCATTAATCCGTAGTTTAGTTAGAAGCACAATCTGCATACAGATGAGTCAGAGTAGAAGCCACCATATTTTTAGAAGCACAATTTAAAATACCCTATCACTGATTTCTGATCTATTGCTTAACTTTTTTGCCTCAGCTCCAGAAAGCTAAAATCTAGGTCAcagctactttaaaaaatcttaagtcATATAAAATGTTCTGATAACTTGAAAACTTTTATCAACTTTAGCTTTTTCTACATTCCCCACCTGCTCAATTTCCTGATAACTAGTGTCTTCCATTGCAGACACCTTTTGTTCCCAAAGTTAGTCTAAAATAATTCAGGTACCTGGTCTATAAATACACCAGTTAAGTGAATTCAACACACATTCCTATGAAAATTTGAGGCTGATACTTTCATGATCAAAGGCCTTAAGAGAATTTACCAAATTAACTATTTGGATAGTGGACATAATTTCATAGAGGAAAATATGGACAAAAGAGCAAGTAAAATTCTATTAAATAACTATTTAGTAGTTAGGATTAAACATCGGCAGCTTTGTTAGTTGAAGATGACTAATTTCTATCATTTCACAAATAACCTTGATGATTACATAAAAATTCTGAGATGTTTTTAGAAAGGAAGGTATATGGAaagacacctactatgtactgaGAATTTACCACGAATTAGGCCTTGTGAAGTGCTTCACATACCTTATATAAAACTTAATACTTCCAATACTACTGGAATGCAGGTATAATtacatctttttaaagatggaggaaaTTGAAATTTAGAGAGTTGACTTAAGTTGCCCAAAGCCACACTTCTAGATAAGCATTCAAACCAAGGTCTTTTGAATCCAAAGCTCATGTGCTTAACCATTAATGCCATACCTCTTCccacagaatttttattttttaggttaaAGGTGTTTGGTTACGTGAAACTCAAGGACACTGGAGTATTCTGAACTTCTGGGGGACGCATCTTTTAGGGGATTCAAGTTTAATATTAGCTTGTTATCTAACATAGCCAAGTAGAACTATTAAAAATTAACTGCGGTCAAAAAGGCCAATCTCTGAGTATGGTTTACCATGTCATGAAGTGTTTatacaaaaattttataatttctttaacaAAATTGTGAGGTGAAAGGTAGCACTGGTCCTATGGTTCATATGTGCAACCATGGACCTAGAGGTATTCAGTAACTTGTTCTTGATCATAGAAGCAgcaaaaatgtgtgtgtgggtgctGGTGGTATGGAGGCAGGTACAACAGTCTGTGAAGTCACCATTCAACCAGTCTTCTCACTCCACAGACAATGGTCCTACAACTACAACATGGGAACCAAAATATTCCACTACTTTATCCAGTACAGTCCAGCGGGAGACATTGCCCAAAACATCTTTGCCACAACTGGTACTGGCAATGACATTGCCAAGTAGCTCCTGATCCACACTGGTCAAAAGTCTCAAATTGGCCTCATTGTGCCTTTTTCTCACCTCCAGGATCCCCCTTTTCCCTATCCGTATACATTCATAAGCCCTCTGGCTATCAAAAGCCTTGCATAGAGCTGCCTTCTTCCCATCGGAATCATATCCAGTAAAACAAACTTATCTTCCTTCACTCCTCCCACATGTTTAAAAAACTGTccacaagtttaaaaaaatataaaaacaatttaataaaaCGAATCTGTCTAACATAAGGAGCATACTGTGGAAATTGTATAAGGAAAGACACGCATAATCTAATGGCAAACACTGTTAGCATTTTGATATCTtattcacaattttttaaaagcagcattGTCTCTCTTACCATACCCTTTGAAAAACAGAAGTCAAGCAAGAATTCAATTGAACATTAACTGTACTGGAGAATGCAATTATCACACTAGACTTTTAGACAATGTGATGAAATGAAGATTTAGAGGCAGCATGCCCCTCCTCCGCCCCTCTGAATAAGTCTTGTCTTTTTTTGGGGCGGTGAGGGAAGTCCTAGAATGCCTTAAAATAATCATGAATTTCCATTTATTCTACTCTGAGCAGTGCTTGGCCACTCTCTAAAAACCAAAATCCTAGAATAATCCTGACAAATCACTTGAATGATGGCCAATCCCTGCAGttaaacacactcacacacaaacacaatttgaaatccaaaatgcaTTTGGTTCACTAATCGTTTTATGTTTCAATCCACTGTTTCACCTAAAACATGTGACAAGTGAACAGCAAAGAGTAAAATTTCATCGCCCTCACAAAATTTAATGAAGTGAGGAGAATGCTTCTCAGGGAGAATGCCCATAGTCCAAACCCACTCTCTTGTTTTTATAAAGCAGGCACTCATCACTATATTAAgtcttcaaaaatataatttctatgcACAGATTATTCTCAGATCTCAAATAAAGTTTATATCAAGTCTTCTTAGGTGATAGTGGGGTACAGTGCAAAAGGTTtctgagccagcacacctgggaTCATGTTTTGTTTCTGTCACTTTTTCTTTGACCACGCACTCAATTTCTTTTGTGCCTCATTTAACTTATGAAAGGGGCATGCTTCTGTGAGCCTTACAGGGCTCTTATAAGAATTATGCATAATGATTCACATGAAAGCACATggtaaactgaaagaaaatacctTTATATAATTGCCAGTAATTATTATTACACTAGATTCCTACCCCCTCAAGActacacttttattttctttgatcagAACAGGCCAGGCCAATGGACCAAAGTGGGCGGCAACCTTGGGGCAGGTGGCCCCAAGAGGCAGCCCCAGTCCAGCCTCAGGAGGGAAGACAGACTGATTGGGGGGTGGCAGTTTGTGTAGGAGGCCTTAGAAGCTCTGTGAAGTTGGTCTGCCATGACTTGAATCTCCACAAGAAGACTCCACTTTAAAATAGggcattttaaataaacttctatttttcACTTCAATTCACTGTTTAAgtcttaaaatattgaaaatctgAGTTAACTGGAGTGAAATGAAAGGCATGGCAGATAAAGCAAAGTGAGACAAAAAGAGACTCTTATGAACATCAAAATATGAGGTACAGAGCTTGGGCagacataaatacaaaaattattaatattaacaaaaagcaGTAGGAAAAGTGGAAATattataatgaaagaaaaggaaaccgaTATCAATGCTAGCTTTAGAGATGAAATAGGCCTGGAGAACTCTGTGGCAGGCAGAGAGTGatgctaaaataataaaacaagccACAAAGCACAATATACAATACTAACGAAATATATCCTTTAATGGCACACAAAGTGGTTTTTCTCTACTGCTTGAAACTTTAGCAGGTAGAAAAGTGAGAATGTTTCAAGAGATTTCTAAAAGGCTGCTTACAGTACTGGCAAAAAGCGAATATTCAAAATGCCACATTTAAGCGTAAGGACATTTTCAAAAAGAGCCTACTGTAGGTGACATTTAAAATACCGCCTCCCAAATAACCAGCCAGCCAGGGACTTGTAGAGGTCCCGAAGTGTGTCATGCGCATAAACGATCCCGAGAGTGGGCCGCGGGCACCACGCAAACTTTCTCTTGTGGCAAGCCCCTAGAACAAAGCGCCCATCTCACTGGGGATGAGGAGATCAGCGCGACCCTGGAATGAGACAGACTCTCGGCTAAAGCTCCCCTCCCAACATAGGGCGTCCCACCCTGCCCCACAGACTCTTCTCCCAGGTCAGGTCCGCCAGTGCAAGTCTAGCCCCGGCATCCCGAAGGCAGCCCCTTAGGGTCCCAGCAGCCCTAGCTCTGTCTCGCAGGCCACCGCCCCCAACCCAGAGCTTCATTCATTGACCCCGGCGGAGGGGCGAGACCCAGCCGGGCGATGGGTGTGCGCGGCTCGAGGCGGGGGCCCCGGAGCAGGTGCTTACTCTGCGTGTCCGTTAAGGAGATCATGGCTGCAGTGGTGGGGACAGCGGCGACAGCACCTCGGAAAGCCCAGGGTGGGAAGCTGAGTCGGGAGAAATGAAGCCGGGAAACAGCCCAGGCGAGAGCCGCCACGTCTTCCGGAAACACGCAGCCACCCTCACTGCCGCTTTAAGACCGCTTCCTATTGGCGAAACCTGCTTCCAATCTCAACCAATAACTCGTAATGTTGTTCGGTGACGCGCATGGTGACCACACCCCTTGACCAATTAGAGAAGGGAGTTATCTGTGATTGGCTGAACGGACCGACCCGGAAGGGTGGATGCTCTCAGCTGGCTGGCGGGAAGATTTTACTCCCGAGTGGCGGAAAGATTTGCTCGAGGCCTGGGTGCTTTGGTGTCGGAGATCCGAGAGTCGGAGATCGGAGAGTCGGACACAGGACAGTCGGACACCGGAGAGTCAAACACCGGAGAGTTAGACTGGGCTTCTCGGTGGGGAGAGGCTCTGGGATAACTACTGTTACAGCTTTGAAGGGTCAAGGGTGTGCGCTTTTTGTTTCATCCTTCCCTTTCCGGCTGCAGGGCGAGGCCGGTCTGTAGCGGATCACTTCCTTTCGCCCACACATTGGCGGAGGAGAAACCGGAAAGTTAATCACTGCCCTGCTCTGAGAACTCGGGCCTTTAGGGGCACGTTCGCCTGCTGACCGGTCTTCTGATCTCCCCATTCTTTTCCATGCAGGAGGATTGGCCACCAAAGCCTGTTTATTAGCAGCTGCCATTTGTTGGTAAATACTACTGGGGATGCTTCTTCCACCCCCTGCTTCACAGTAGCGGAAGGGCGGGcgttattaatattaaattactATTGCCTCTAAATGAAGGTGGCGGGGAGAGAGAGGATTTAGCCTATGGTATCTCAGTGGCGTTTCCTCCAACATTGATGACTGGCTGTCACCCTGTAACATTTTTCCTGTGGATGCCTAGCTTATACTGCTGAGTGACAGACCTGCTGTAGTTCAATTTCTGGATACATTTTATGTTGAGATATCTTTTGCTGTTAAATCACATCATTTTGGGAAGGAGCAGTCTTTTAACCGCATAATCAAAGGAGTCATTTAAAATCGTGTGGGAGAATTGGATATAGACTGTGTCTTTTCATAAGGGTAGAAACAGCCCCTGCTACCTTAGCAAACCTGAGCCCTCACTATATCAAGGCATTTTCCTGGGCTGTGCGGATACAAAGGTGAAGAGATTGAACCCCAGCCCTGCTAAAGGACCTTACAGTCTATGGAAGGAATGTTACATTTTCATTACGTGAAGAGATGTTTGTATAGATCAAGAATTAGAAATCCTTGGTTTACTCTCCTATTTAGCCTTCTTTTAATGGTGTGGTTATTCCACATTCTTTAGCAAGGCAAAAAAGAGTCAGCCTATCTTTCCGGCCTAGTGGTGGCTTCAGAATTCTGTGTAGAAAGGGCGTAAGGTCAGCAGTCTAAGGATAGGTGTTGCAGAAGTGACTTTTGGAGAGCATCTTAGTTTTAGAAAATGTCCATATTAGAGAGATAGAAGAGGTGTTTTTAGGATTATGGGGAATTTAAAGTTTCTACTCTCCAGCCCCATTTTCCACTTGTCCATATGCATGCTTAGGTTTTAGTCATTCATAGATACTTAGAAATCATTAATACAAACCattttcccctccccccacctctaaCCTAGAAAATCTAGCTTTTCTGTAGAACACCAATTTCTCTTTTAAGATTGGGCTTATATTGTAATTCTTTAACGCAAGGGCTCAATAAAATGTTAgatgattaattttattatttatgttgatGTATTTTGCTTAATCTGGTACATTTGAATCTATCCAAATTATAAGATTGCCATCCTCCCAGTTTTACAGGTAGGGAAAGAGGCTTGGAGGAACAGCATATGCAACTTTGCCTAACATAGTAATTTAGTCACATAGCAATTGGTGCTACTAGACCTGTTGAatgtttgctgttttttgttaCATCACTTTGTATCTTGTGGATGTTTGCTGAGTGTTATTGCTACTGTATTTGTCATGTATACGTTTATGTGACTTGGGACACTTCTCTGAAATCTAGAGTTAGTCGTTCTGAGTGTTGTGGGTTATTAAGCTGAAATATAGAGTTTTCCATAAAAAATTAGTGTCAAAAGAACCATGCGGTTCTTATTTGAAAGGTCACTGCAATATATAATTTACTTTCTAACATTTTCCGTGCTTAGGAATGACAGATTACTGTTGAGTGAACATCATTAAtagtactatttttaaaaacttgtcactgttgtgcttttatttttagaaagaaatttggattattttagaaacaaatttggaaagaaaaagaatggcgTCCGTTTCAGGTTAGTAGCAATGattacattttcttcttccttctgttcTATTTCTGTTTGTATGATATTTgaaaaagtttgttttaaaaattctgattatagaaatgatttttttcaggttttttattgaggtaaaatacaCATTACAAACTTTGCCATGCTAACCATTATTAAGTGGATAATTCATTGGCATTAAATGCATTTAGACTGTTGTGCAGTCgtcaccactatccatctccagagcTTTTTCATCTATCCAAACTAAAATTCTATACTCATTAATCCGTAACTTTCCATTACTTCTCTTCTCCTTATCCCTGAtagccactattctactttctgtttcttgactattttaggtacctcatataaatggaatcatataacatttgtccttttgtgtctaaTTTTTACCTTATTTGTGTCCAAATAAAGGCAATAGCGGAATCATGCTTTTGCCTATTTCTCTTACTGCTGAGTATACACTGACCCCTTCCCCAAAAGAGCAGgtacaaattatctttatttgtcTTTGGGTGATGCTCATTTCTCTTCTTGCTGAATCATGTCCTCCTTGGTAATACTGTAATGTATCGGAGAGGGaccaaataaaaggaaaaacccAAACTTGgtttatatacaaattttaaaaagcaagaaagactTATAGCTATTACAGTTCTTGTTTTTCAATTGGTAATGTGATCATAGCTTGTACTTTATAACTGCCTTCTTcaactacccattctgtattccttgGTTCTCAGTTGGTAATGGGTCTTTGCTTGGTGGGGACTACTTGCCTTAGTAGTTTCCTATATTTGGTTATTATAGTTTTCAATTAACTTTAATCACAAGATAAGGGAATACTGAGAGGTGCACTAGAGGATCTTCTGCTTTCCAGACATACTCCTCCTTATCCCTATAGTGTAGTAGCTATCTGATTTCCCCTTAATAGGCAGGATCACTTACCCCAGCAAGTATAGTAATCGCCTTCTTTGCCTGTTCATTTGTTGGCATGAGGAACCCAAAGTGGCCAAGTGGCAGtcaacttccagtttaatggaactATTGCTTTTTCCCCTGGTACAAGCATTTCTTTCTTGGTAAccaagacctctaggccagcaagAGTCCGATGTTTCAAGGATGGGAAGCAAAAATTTCACTAGCGGATCACTAAGGGTAATAGAAGAGCCACTTCCATTTCCACCGCTGATTCCCGTGAATCGTGGCAATGGGAGAAACAGCACTATTCACTGATGTATAGCATGCCATATCCTGGAGGCCCTTAAAGTGCTGATACCCAGCTGGCAGCATAATTGAGTCTGCAAAATGCCACTCCATTATTTTCTCAGGCTAGCTGCTGCAGGTTGTTGGTGAACATAGTTAGACCAGTTAATATCTTGAACATTAGCCTTCTGTTGTGCTTTGTTTGCTATAAATGAGTTCTTTGGTCAGAAGTAATTTGGTGGGGAATACGATGACAATCAGTAGGAATTCCGTGAATTCCTGGATGGTGGACATGATAGAGCACTGCAGGCAGGTATGGTAAATTCATATCCGGAGTAAGCATCTGTATCAGTGAGAACAAAGTGCTGCC
The sequence above is a segment of the Pan paniscus chromosome 10, NHGRI_mPanPan1-v2.0_pri, whole genome shotgun sequence genome. Coding sequences within it:
- the GOLT1B gene encoding vesicle transport protein GOT1B isoform X1, which produces MISLTDTQKIGMGLTGFGVFFLFFGMILFFDKALLAIGNVLFVAGLAFVIGLERTFRFFFQKHKMKATGFFLGGVFVVLIGWPLIGMIFEIYGFFLLFRGFFPVVVGFIRRVPVLGSLLNLPGIRSFVDKVGESNNMV
- the GOLT1B gene encoding vesicle transport protein GOT1B isoform X2 yields the protein MISLTDTQKIGMGLTGFGVFFLFFGMILFFDKALLAIGNVLFVAGLAFVIGLERTFRFFFQKHKMKATGFFLGGVFVVLIGWPLIGMIFEIYGFFLLFRGFFPVVVGFIRRVPVLGSLLNLPGIRSTT